In the Flavobacterium acetivorans genome, one interval contains:
- a CDS encoding alpha/beta hydrolase: MKQTFLLFFFSICMFSQNKTELFNSNRLGEAREITISLPASYENNPTKKYPILVLLDGNYLFDPFYGALRYGAYWDDLPETIIIGINQKNSRSNDCQYDDTEGLPTAKGAAFFEFIGGELVPYIEKKYRTAPFRIIAGHDTTAGFLNFFLYKENPSLLLNFRKKL, translated from the coding sequence ATGAAACAGACATTCTTACTATTCTTCTTTTCTATTTGCATGTTTTCACAAAACAAAACCGAACTATTCAATTCCAACAGATTAGGAGAAGCTCGAGAAATCACCATAAGTCTGCCCGCTTCATACGAAAACAATCCGACAAAAAAATACCCCATCCTTGTTTTGCTCGATGGCAACTATTTATTCGATCCTTTTTATGGCGCACTGAGATACGGTGCCTATTGGGATGATTTACCCGAAACAATTATCATCGGAATCAATCAAAAAAACAGTCGATCAAATGATTGCCAATACGACGACACTGAAGGCTTGCCTACAGCAAAAGGAGCTGCGTTTTTTGAATTCATTGGAGGCGAATTAGTACCTTACATCGAAAAAAAATACCGTACAGCACCTTTTCGAATTATAGCGGGACACGACACAACTGCCGGTTTTCTAAACTTTTTTCTGTATAAAGAAAACCCATCTCTTCTGCTGAATTTTCGGAAAAAATTGTAG
- the panD gene encoding aspartate 1-decarboxylase → MQIQVLKSKIHRVKVTGADLNYIGSITIDETLLEASNIIEGEKVSIVNINNGERFETYAIKGEKNSGEITLNGPAARKVQKDDIIIIISYATIDFEEAKTFTPWIIFPNEKDNSLT, encoded by the coding sequence ATGCAAATTCAAGTTTTAAAATCCAAAATACACAGGGTAAAAGTTACCGGAGCCGATTTAAATTACATCGGCAGCATTACTATAGATGAAACCCTTCTCGAAGCTTCTAATATTATTGAAGGTGAAAAAGTTTCCATTGTAAACATCAACAATGGCGAACGATTTGAAACCTATGCTATAAAAGGCGAAAAAAATTCAGGTGAAATAACCCTGAACGGGCCTGCAGCTAGAAAAGTACAAAAAGACGATATCATCATCATCATTTCATACGCTACGATTGATTTTGAAGAAGCAAAAACTTTTACTCCTTGGATTATTTTTCCAAATGAAAAAGACAATTCTTTAACCTAA
- the panC gene encoding pantoate--beta-alanine ligase, with amino-acid sequence MFALNFNKTTMPIFYGKVALIDFLNSVKTKNSTVGFIPTMGALHQGHLSLMQQSLAANDYTVVSIFVNPTQFNNLEDLEKYPRTLDQDTQKIAQLNDTIIVYAPSVDDIYEGKVLSQDFDFDGLENQMEGKFRPGHFNGVGTIVKRLFEIVTPTNAYFGEKDFQQLQIIKKMVQKNNLDVNVIGCPIYRAPNGLAMSSRNERLTEQQKEESAFIYKTLTDAKEKFQTDSPKSVTEWVEESFAKNPTFELEYFQIADEATLTPCITKNKEKKYRAFIAVFINNIRLIDTISLN; translated from the coding sequence ATGTTTGCACTTAATTTTAATAAAACGACCATGCCTATTTTCTATGGAAAAGTGGCTTTAATAGACTTTTTAAATTCTGTTAAAACCAAAAATTCCACTGTTGGATTTATCCCAACCATGGGTGCTCTGCATCAAGGACATCTTTCATTGATGCAACAATCACTGGCAGCAAACGATTATACAGTAGTAAGTATTTTTGTAAATCCTACCCAGTTCAATAACCTCGAAGATCTGGAAAAATACCCTCGCACTTTAGACCAAGATACCCAGAAAATAGCTCAGCTAAATGATACCATTATCGTTTACGCTCCTTCAGTAGATGATATTTATGAAGGAAAAGTATTATCACAAGATTTTGACTTTGACGGATTAGAAAACCAAATGGAAGGCAAATTCAGACCAGGGCATTTTAATGGCGTTGGTACCATCGTAAAACGTCTTTTCGAAATTGTAACTCCAACCAATGCTTATTTTGGGGAGAAAGATTTCCAACAGTTACAAATTATAAAAAAGATGGTTCAAAAGAACAATCTCGATGTCAACGTAATTGGCTGTCCCATCTACAGAGCACCCAATGGCCTAGCCATGAGCTCCAGAAATGAACGTTTGACGGAACAACAAAAAGAAGAAAGCGCTTTCATTTATAAAACGCTAACCGATGCCAAAGAAAAATTTCAAACCGACAGCCCAAAATCGGTAACGGAATGGGTTGAAGAATCCTTTGCCAAAAACCCCACTTTTGAACTGGAATACTTTCAAATCGCAGATGAAGCAACACTTACTCCTTGCATCACAAAAAACAAGGAGAAAAAATATCGCGCTTTTATAGCCGTTTTTATCAATAACATTAGATTAATTGATACCATTTCATTAAATTAA
- a CDS encoding glycogen/starch synthase codes for MKDKRILYVSSEVVPYLAENEVSLMSYDVPKMVNDQGGQIRIFMPRYGNINERRHQLHEVIRLSGMNLVVNDLDMPLIIKVASIPKERIQVYFIDNDEYFKRKATFADEEGVMYPDNDERAIFFAKGVVETVKKLNWVPDIIHVHGWMAAMLPVYMKHFYKNEALFSDTKIVTSVYSQSFDTNLDAEMINKVKMDGVPEDAVSDLEIPNFENIMKATIKHSDAVIIASTGVSSSLTKYIESSGKPFLPFVPKDAFAEAYSNFYNNEVL; via the coding sequence ATGAAAGATAAGAGGATATTATACGTATCATCTGAAGTGGTGCCTTATTTGGCTGAAAATGAGGTTTCTTTAATGTCTTACGATGTTCCGAAGATGGTTAATGATCAAGGTGGCCAAATCAGAATTTTTATGCCAAGATATGGAAATATCAATGAAAGAAGACATCAATTACATGAAGTGATTCGCCTTTCGGGGATGAATTTGGTAGTAAATGACTTAGATATGCCTTTGATCATTAAAGTAGCTTCCATTCCAAAAGAAAGAATTCAAGTTTATTTTATCGATAATGATGAATATTTCAAAAGAAAAGCAACTTTTGCCGATGAGGAAGGGGTAATGTATCCTGATAATGATGAGCGTGCTATTTTCTTTGCTAAAGGAGTGGTAGAAACAGTTAAGAAATTGAACTGGGTTCCAGATATTATCCATGTCCATGGTTGGATGGCGGCTATGTTGCCGGTATATATGAAACATTTTTATAAAAATGAGGCTCTTTTTTCAGATACTAAGATTGTTACCTCTGTCTACAGTCAGTCATTCGATACTAATTTAGATGCAGAGATGATCAATAAAGTTAAGATGGATGGCGTTCCTGAAGACGCTGTTTCTGATCTTGAAATACCTAATTTTGAAAATATTATGAAGGCAACCATCAAACATTCGGATGCTGTAATTATAGCTTCAACTGGGGTTTCTTCAAGTTTAACAAAATATATAGAATCTTCAGGAAAACCTTTTTTACCTTTCGTCCCAAAAGATGCTTTCGCTGAAGCGTATAGCAATTTTTATAACAACGAGGTTCTATAA
- a CDS encoding DUF4270 domain-containing protein, with product MCNNSFINKILIVASVLFLYSCDKDYNSVGDDLLGENHFDLDKKSYDVIAYSQKTGAVQSNNLPINALGIYDNKNFGTTTANFATQLTLEALSPTIGKNPEIESVVLTIPYFTVASKTKTNDDGSHVYVLDSIYGPADAKIKLSVYESKYFMRDLDPAGGFQDAQKYFTDQNADFDNLKGTVLLNDATDDAQNNAFFFSAAEYKVTTKDGDKETVTRTPPGMRLNLNTAFFKEKIIDAATSGNLATNEVFKNYFRGLYFKVEKSGTNPGALAMLDFKKGKITIKYKHETSDTDATKVEKEIVLNMTGNTVSLLSNDFSVNGVDYGAAPNKGDDVNGDKVLYLKGGDGAMAVIELFNKTDVKGYDSNGNLTGSNNISDELDDLRNPQSGGRKLINEANLVFHIDEIMSNSKEPMRVYLYDLDNNTPLVDFYADATTGSNSKNGQIIFGGLLDNTKAGDGIYKIRITNHVRNLIKDKSAKNVKLGLVVTEDVTDVNFYKLKNTASPLLAVPRSAVMSPLGTMLHGSNKQSVPDAKRLKFEMYYTKSN from the coding sequence ATGTGTAATAATTCTTTTATCAATAAAATTCTAATAGTTGCGAGCGTTCTTTTTTTGTATTCCTGTGATAAAGATTATAATTCAGTTGGGGATGATTTATTAGGCGAGAATCATTTTGACTTAGATAAGAAATCGTATGATGTGATTGCTTACAGTCAGAAAACCGGAGCGGTTCAATCCAATAATTTACCCATTAATGCTTTGGGGATTTATGATAATAAGAATTTTGGAACCACTACGGCTAATTTTGCTACTCAACTTACTTTAGAGGCATTAAGTCCAACAATCGGTAAAAACCCAGAAATTGAAAGTGTAGTTTTAACAATTCCTTATTTTACTGTTGCTTCAAAAACAAAGACAAATGATGATGGTAGTCATGTGTATGTATTGGATTCAATTTATGGTCCCGCGGATGCCAAAATTAAGTTAAGTGTATATGAGTCAAAATATTTTATGAGAGATTTGGATCCTGCAGGAGGATTTCAAGACGCTCAAAAGTATTTTACGGATCAAAACGCTGATTTCGATAATTTAAAAGGAACTGTTCTTTTGAATGATGCTACAGATGATGCTCAAAATAATGCGTTTTTCTTTAGTGCAGCTGAATATAAGGTGACTACAAAGGATGGTGATAAGGAAACGGTCACTAGAACTCCGCCGGGAATGCGTTTGAATCTTAATACTGCTTTTTTTAAAGAAAAAATAATCGATGCGGCTACTTCAGGTAATCTTGCTACAAATGAAGTTTTTAAAAATTATTTTAGAGGTTTGTATTTTAAAGTAGAGAAATCGGGTACAAATCCAGGGGCTTTGGCTATGCTGGACTTTAAAAAAGGAAAAATTACGATTAAATACAAACATGAAACTTCGGATACTGATGCGACGAAAGTTGAAAAGGAAATTGTTCTTAATATGACCGGAAACACCGTGAGTTTGTTGAGCAATGATTTTTCTGTTAATGGGGTTGATTATGGTGCAGCACCAAATAAAGGAGACGATGTAAATGGGGATAAAGTTTTGTATTTGAAAGGTGGAGATGGAGCAATGGCTGTTATTGAACTTTTTAATAAAACAGATGTTAAGGGTTATGATAGCAACGGAAATCTAACTGGGTCTAATAATATTTCGGATGAGCTAGATGATTTGCGTAATCCTCAATCAGGTGGCAGAAAGTTGATAAATGAGGCTAATCTTGTTTTTCATATTGACGAGATAATGTCAAACAGTAAGGAGCCAATGCGAGTTTACTTGTATGATTTGGACAATAATACGCCTTTAGTTGATTTTTATGCAGATGCGACTACAGGTTCAAATAGCAAGAATGGTCAAATTATTTTTGGAGGTTTGTTAGATAACACAAAGGCTGGGGACGGCATTTATAAGATCAGAATTACTAATCATGTCAGAAATCTTATTAAAGATAAGTCAGCTAAAAATGTAAAGTTAGGTCTTGTAGTTACAGAGGATGTTACGGATGTTAATTTCTATAAATTAAAGAACACTGCTTCTCCGTTGTTGGCGGTACCAAGGTCTGCTGTTATGAGTCCTCTAGGCACGATGCTTCACGGAAGTAACAAGCAATCTGTTCCGGATGCCAAAAGATTGAAGTTTGAAATGTATTACACGAAATCTAATTAA
- the glmS gene encoding glutamine--fructose-6-phosphate transaminase (isomerizing) — MCGIVGYIGHREAYPIVIKGLKRLEYRGYDSAGVMVYDGKDVKLCKTKGKVVDLEAKAANEITTNGTIGIGHTRWATHGVPNDVNSHPHCSNSGELVIIHNGIIENYAPLKEELIKRGYVFQSDTDTEVLVNLIEEIQKKENIKLGKAVQIALNQVVGAYAIAVFDKKNPNEIVAARLGSPLAIGVGEGEYFIASDASPFIEYTSNAVYLEDGEMANVRLHKEMKVRKIKDDSLVDPYIQELQMNLEQIEKGGYDHFMLKEIYEQPNVIKDTYRGRLHANEGIIQMAGVEDNLEKFLNADRIIIVACGTSWHAGLVAEYIFEEFARISVEVEYASEFRYRNPIINSKDVVIAISQSGETADTMAAIKLAKENGAFVFGVCNVVGSSISRETHAGAYTHAGPEIGVASTKAFTTQITVLTMIALRLAKAKGTLSHSDFHMYLQELELIPEKVKEALETNERAKEIAATFKDAPNCLYLGRGYNFPVALEGALKLKEISYIHAEGYPAAEMKHGPIALIDDQMPVIIIAPKQGHYDKIVSNIQEIKSRSGRIIAVVTKGDMQVRELADYVIEIPETSDALSPLITTIPLQLLSYHIAVMRGCNVDQPRNLAKSVTVE, encoded by the coding sequence ATGTGTGGAATTGTTGGGTATATAGGCCACCGAGAGGCTTATCCTATCGTTATAAAAGGATTAAAGAGACTGGAATATAGAGGGTATGATAGTGCTGGTGTCATGGTATATGACGGAAAGGATGTCAAACTTTGTAAGACCAAAGGAAAAGTTGTGGATTTGGAAGCTAAAGCAGCTAATGAAATCACCACTAATGGAACTATAGGTATAGGACATACGCGTTGGGCTACTCACGGAGTGCCTAATGATGTTAATTCGCATCCACATTGTTCTAATTCTGGGGAATTGGTAATTATCCACAATGGAATAATTGAAAACTACGCTCCACTAAAAGAAGAATTAATCAAGAGAGGTTATGTTTTTCAATCAGATACAGATACGGAAGTGTTAGTTAATCTTATCGAAGAAATACAGAAGAAAGAGAATATAAAATTAGGGAAGGCAGTGCAAATTGCCCTTAACCAAGTGGTAGGCGCTTATGCGATTGCTGTTTTTGACAAAAAAAATCCAAATGAAATTGTAGCGGCTCGTTTAGGAAGTCCGTTGGCAATTGGAGTTGGTGAGGGAGAATATTTTATTGCTTCTGATGCTTCTCCTTTTATTGAGTATACTTCTAATGCAGTTTATTTAGAAGACGGTGAAATGGCTAATGTCAGGTTACATAAAGAGATGAAAGTAAGAAAAATCAAAGATGATTCTTTGGTTGATCCTTATATTCAGGAACTTCAAATGAATTTAGAGCAAATTGAAAAAGGGGGTTATGATCACTTTATGTTAAAAGAGATTTATGAGCAACCTAATGTTATAAAAGATACCTATAGAGGTAGGCTTCATGCTAACGAAGGAATTATTCAAATGGCAGGAGTCGAGGATAATTTGGAAAAATTCCTTAATGCTGATCGAATTATTATAGTTGCTTGTGGTACGTCTTGGCATGCCGGTTTAGTAGCGGAGTATATATTTGAAGAGTTTGCGCGTATTTCTGTTGAAGTAGAATATGCTTCGGAGTTTAGATATAGAAATCCTATTATAAACAGTAAAGATGTTGTGATTGCGATATCTCAGTCTGGAGAGACGGCTGATACAATGGCTGCTATTAAGTTGGCTAAAGAAAATGGTGCTTTTGTTTTTGGTGTTTGTAATGTGGTAGGTTCTTCTATTTCTAGAGAAACTCATGCAGGAGCTTATACGCATGCTGGTCCAGAGATTGGGGTGGCTTCAACGAAAGCCTTTACGACTCAAATTACAGTATTAACGATGATCGCTTTGCGTTTGGCAAAAGCCAAAGGAACCTTGTCTCATTCGGATTTTCATATGTATTTGCAAGAGCTTGAATTGATTCCTGAGAAGGTAAAAGAGGCTTTGGAAACTAATGAGCGAGCTAAAGAGATTGCAGCTACTTTTAAAGATGCGCCAAATTGCTTGTATTTGGGTAGAGGGTATAATTTCCCGGTGGCTCTTGAGGGTGCTTTGAAGTTAAAAGAGATCTCTTATATTCATGCAGAAGGATATCCGGCAGCAGAAATGAAGCACGGACCAATTGCTTTGATTGATGACCAAATGCCAGTAATTATTATTGCGCCAAAACAAGGACATTATGATAAGATTGTAAGTAATATTCAGGAAATTAAATCCCGAAGTGGGCGAATTATTGCTGTGGTGACCAAAGGCGATATGCAGGTTCGTGAATTGGCAGATTATGTTATTGAAATTCCGGAAACTTCGGATGCGTTGTCTCCATTGATTACTACAATTCCATTACAACTTTTGTCATATCACATTGCTGTTATGAGAGGCTGTAATGTTGATCAACCGCGTAACTTGGCAAAGTCAGTTACAGTTGAATAA
- a CDS encoding TonB-dependent receptor domain-containing protein gives MRIYLLFLSLFFCSISFAQSSISGSVVDSGNQAVFGANIKIVGVAAASAVTDADGKFTLASSVKPPFVVEISCVGFVSKKINITASNQKVNIVLSDEETLLNEIVVSASRTPERVLESPVTIERMGIADIKKNASPSFYDGLENLKEVQMNTSSLSFKSINTRGFATVANTRFMQLVDGMDNSSPLLNFVLGNMIGISEIDVQSVELLPGASSALYGANAFNGILFMNSKSPFTSQGITAYAKFGQTSQKAAGNNEYYDYGVRMAHAFSPKLAGKVNFTYMRGTDWYATNYDDKTNPGADRSHVNYDGINVYGDEVSTNLNAVADGLLAAGAITPSQFAAFDAILPNYNVSRTGYNETDLTDNKASNTKIDFSLHYRPFGSENLEVIWQSKFGFGNAVYQGANRYYLNNFFMQQHKLEIKGKNFFLRGYTTNEDGGDSYDMLFTGINVNRKWKDDKTWFGQYAAAFVGATLVGQTPENAHMIARSTAESGRFLPGTPEFKAAFNEVIAGESVLTGSKLVDNSKIYHSDANYNFKDIIKFAEIQLGGSYRQYQLNSYGRIYTDADGPIYYNEYGAYTQLTKKFIDDRLKFTGSIRYDKSKNFDGNVSPRVSLVYSGGQSRRHNFRGSFQTGFRNPSTQDQYIGFNVGSAILLGSAPDNLARYSETLTVSTPEGQFFAGGSSVVMTGLNAYNNSYTASSVGALTATGNPGLLKKTNVDYVKPERVKAFELGYRSFISNFSVDINGYYNIYNDFIGNLNVVAPFYGTAQDAPNPLLGPTDPGAQSVHALQKGNYRAYQLYTNTDVEIESLGFGLGLSRKVYRDFEVGVNYNYAEFKFDQAKDPSFEAGFNTPKHRVKASFGNEKLFKNFGFNLSGRWNSEYLWQSTMVDGMIDAATVIDAQINYNIPKLKSTLKIGAANIGGKEYTQVLGAGLIGQQYFASWTINP, from the coding sequence ATGAGAATTTATTTGCTTTTTTTGTCTTTATTTTTTTGTAGCATAAGTTTTGCTCAGAGTTCGATTTCGGGTTCGGTTGTAGATAGTGGCAATCAGGCTGTTTTTGGTGCCAATATTAAAATTGTTGGAGTTGCTGCCGCTTCTGCGGTAACGGACGCTGACGGAAAGTTTACTTTGGCTTCCTCGGTGAAGCCACCTTTTGTTGTTGAAATTTCATGTGTTGGTTTTGTTTCGAAGAAAATCAATATTACGGCCAGTAATCAAAAAGTCAATATTGTTCTAAGCGATGAGGAGACACTGCTTAATGAAATAGTGGTTTCGGCTTCAAGAACGCCCGAGCGAGTTTTAGAATCTCCTGTTACTATTGAGCGAATGGGAATTGCTGATATCAAAAAAAATGCTTCTCCAAGTTTTTATGATGGGTTAGAAAATTTGAAAGAGGTTCAAATGAATACTAGTAGTTTGTCTTTTAAATCGATCAATACTCGTGGTTTTGCAACGGTAGCCAATACGCGTTTTATGCAATTGGTAGACGGGATGGATAACTCCTCTCCGTTGTTGAATTTTGTGTTGGGAAATATGATTGGTATTTCTGAAATTGATGTTCAAAGTGTGGAGTTGTTGCCAGGGGCATCTTCTGCTCTGTACGGAGCGAATGCTTTCAATGGTATTTTATTTATGAATAGTAAAAGCCCGTTTACCAGTCAGGGTATAACTGCTTATGCTAAGTTTGGTCAGACAAGTCAAAAAGCAGCGGGTAATAATGAGTATTATGATTATGGTGTAAGAATGGCGCATGCTTTTAGTCCAAAATTAGCAGGAAAAGTCAATTTTACTTATATGAGAGGGACAGATTGGTATGCGACAAATTATGATGATAAAACGAATCCAGGTGCGGATAGAAGTCATGTTAATTATGATGGGATTAATGTTTATGGAGATGAAGTTTCTACAAATTTAAATGCAGTTGCTGATGGCTTGTTAGCTGCTGGTGCGATAACGCCATCTCAGTTTGCTGCTTTTGATGCGATTCTTCCTAATTATAATGTAAGTAGAACAGGTTACAATGAAACGGACCTTACAGATAATAAAGCCAGTAATACTAAAATTGATTTTTCCCTTCATTATAGACCTTTCGGTAGTGAAAATCTGGAAGTGATTTGGCAGAGTAAATTTGGTTTTGGAAATGCTGTTTACCAAGGGGCAAACAGATATTATCTGAATAACTTTTTTATGCAACAACATAAATTAGAAATAAAAGGTAAAAACTTTTTTCTAAGAGGTTATACTACTAACGAAGATGGAGGGGATTCCTACGACATGCTTTTTACGGGAATTAATGTAAATAGAAAGTGGAAGGACGATAAAACATGGTTTGGACAATATGCAGCTGCATTTGTTGGTGCAACTTTAGTTGGTCAAACTCCTGAAAACGCCCATATGATTGCAAGGAGTACGGCTGAATCAGGCAGGTTTTTACCTGGTACGCCTGAGTTTAAAGCGGCGTTTAATGAAGTAATTGCTGGGGAAAGCGTACTTACGGGTTCAAAATTGGTAGATAATTCGAAGATATACCATTCAGATGCGAATTATAATTTTAAAGATATTATAAAATTTGCCGAGATTCAACTGGGTGGGTCTTACAGACAATATCAACTGAATTCTTATGGTAGAATTTATACCGATGCCGATGGGCCGATATACTACAATGAATATGGAGCTTATACGCAGTTGACTAAGAAATTTATAGACGATAGATTGAAGTTTACAGGGTCTATTCGCTATGATAAGTCTAAAAATTTCGATGGTAATGTTTCTCCAAGAGTTTCTTTGGTGTATTCGGGAGGTCAGAGTAGAAGACATAATTTCAGAGGATCTTTTCAGACCGGTTTTAGAAATCCATCTACGCAGGATCAATACATAGGATTTAATGTAGGAAGTGCAATATTGCTTGGTTCGGCTCCAGATAACTTGGCGAGATACAGTGAGACATTGACAGTGTCTACTCCCGAAGGGCAATTTTTTGCAGGTGGTTCATCAGTGGTGATGACAGGACTAAATGCATACAACAACTCATATACGGCGTCTTCTGTAGGTGCTCTTACAGCAACTGGAAATCCGGGGTTGTTGAAGAAAACTAATGTGGACTATGTAAAGCCTGAACGAGTAAAAGCGTTCGAATTAGGGTATCGTTCATTTATAAGTAATTTTTCTGTTGATATAAATGGGTATTATAATATTTACAATGATTTTATTGGTAATTTGAATGTTGTGGCCCCATTTTATGGTACTGCACAAGATGCGCCAAATCCACTTTTAGGCCCTACAGATCCGGGAGCTCAGTCAGTACATGCATTGCAAAAAGGGAATTATAGAGCTTATCAATTGTATACAAATACAGATGTAGAGATTGAGTCACTTGGTTTTGGATTGGGTCTTTCTAGAAAAGTATATAGAGATTTTGAAGTGGGTGTGAATTATAACTATGCTGAATTCAAGTTTGATCAAGCTAAAGATCCTAGTTTTGAAGCTGGTTTCAATACGCCAAAACATAGGGTGAAGGCATCATTTGGGAATGAAAAATTGTTTAAAAACTTCGGGTTTAACCTAAGCGGAAGATGGAATAGTGAGTATTTATGGCAATCTACAATGGTTGATGGAATGATTGATGCAGCTACAGTAATTGATGCTCAAATTAATTACAATATTCCAAAACTGAAATCAACATTAAAAATTGGTGCGGCAAATATTGGAGGTAAAGAGTATACTCAGGTGTTGGGTGCAGGTTTGATAGGACAGCAGTATTTTGCTTCTTGGACAATCAACCCGTAA
- a CDS encoding G-D-S-L family lipolytic protein, translating to MIKNIKWLLLVSLTFVACNNDDEVVVVSNSSDGLPLTSGSANFSKYVALGDSFAAGYSDGALFKKGQEGAYPSVVAQQFALVGGGTFTTPFMADNIGGFLFMGNVAASPRLYFNGVGPVPVSGTPTTEITTRLTGSFNNMGLPGAKSFHLVTPGYGTLNPYFGRFASSSSATVLADAANQDATFFSLWIGGNDVLTYATSGGIGVNRTGNTNPATYGTNDITDPNVFAGAFTSLVTNLTAKGAKGVVANLPYINTLPYFTTVPTSPLSPAALGGAVGVAQINGLYTLLRTALGSADAGRIGLLSAAAANPLLIKDESLVDKAPQMIPVLTGYFTQQGDPNAATNAAIFASIFGQARQATAGDYVLLTTSSVIGSTVPGAPSTINKFGITYPLQDGHVLTADETMQVKTATDAYNGTIKAVADSKGLAFVDTKAIMDKLINGGIASNGFTVTNVFVTGGGFSLDGVHPSPRGYALIANKFIEAINMTYGSNLKGVDLGNYRILFPSSL from the coding sequence ATGATAAAAAATATCAAATGGTTACTTTTGGTTTCTTTGACCTTTGTAGCTTGTAATAATGATGATGAAGTTGTAGTAGTGTCTAATTCATCCGATGGATTGCCTTTAACTTCTGGATCTGCAAATTTTTCTAAATACGTGGCATTAGGAGATTCCTTTGCTGCAGGTTATAGTGATGGTGCTTTATTCAAGAAAGGGCAAGAAGGGGCGTATCCTAGTGTTGTAGCGCAGCAATTTGCATTAGTTGGCGGAGGGACTTTTACGACTCCATTTATGGCTGATAATATTGGAGGCTTTTTGTTTATGGGTAATGTGGCGGCTTCTCCACGATTGTACTTTAATGGAGTTGGGCCAGTCCCGGTTTCAGGAACGCCAACAACTGAAATAACGACTCGCTTAACGGGTTCTTTTAATAATATGGGACTGCCGGGGGCTAAGAGTTTTCATCTTGTTACTCCGGGCTATGGAACTTTAAATCCCTATTTTGGACGATTTGCTTCTAGTTCTAGCGCTACAGTTTTGGCTGATGCAGCTAATCAGGATGCGACTTTCTTTTCTTTATGGATAGGGGGTAATGATGTGTTGACTTATGCTACGTCTGGTGGTATTGGGGTGAATCGTACTGGAAACACTAATCCGGCTACATATGGTACTAATGATATAACAGATCCTAATGTTTTTGCAGGTGCTTTTACTTCATTGGTTACAAATCTTACAGCTAAAGGAGCGAAAGGGGTTGTGGCTAATTTGCCTTATATAAATACATTGCCTTATTTTACGACTGTTCCTACAAGTCCTTTGTCGCCTGCGGCTTTGGGTGGTGCAGTAGGTGTTGCTCAGATTAATGGTTTGTATACTCTTTTAAGAACGGCTTTGGGTTCTGCTGATGCGGGAAGAATAGGTTTGCTTTCGGCAGCTGCAGCTAACCCTTTATTAATAAAAGATGAGAGTTTAGTTGATAAGGCTCCTCAAATGATTCCTGTCTTAACAGGGTATTTTACTCAACAGGGGGATCCTAATGCGGCTACAAATGCGGCGATATTTGCTTCTATTTTTGGGCAGGCTAGACAAGCTACTGCGGGCGATTATGTGTTGCTGACAACAAGTAGTGTTATAGGTTCTACAGTTCCGGGTGCGCCTTCAACAATCAATAAATTTGGAATTACCTACCCTTTGCAAGATGGTCATGTTTTAACTGCTGACGAAACGATGCAAGTTAAAACAGCTACAGATGCTTATAATGGGACTATTAAAGCTGTTGCTGATAGTAAAGGATTAGCATTTGTAGATACTAAAGCAATTATGGATAAATTGATAAACGGAGGAATCGCTTCAAATGGTTTTACGGTCACTAATGTTTTTGTAACGGGTGGCGGGTTTTCTTTGGATGGAGTTCATCCTAGTCCAAGAGGATATGCTTTAATTGCTAATAAATTTATTGAAGCAATTAATATGACTTATGGATCAAATTTAAAAGGAGTTGATTTAGGGAATTATAGAATATTATTTCCAAGTTCACTTTAA